A section of the Hypomesus transpacificus isolate Combined female chromosome 1, fHypTra1, whole genome shotgun sequence genome encodes:
- the slc35a4 gene encoding probable UDP-sugar transporter protein SLC35A4 isoform X1 has protein sequence MIVINNMGSGSPARGRRHWRKGLQWGVLLGLMVLIYGSHAPLIALTKVDGQVPFSSSSCVVLIELTKLLVSLASLLMAGDLSTQPASVALVAPYAVPALLYAFNNNLVVLMQAYMDPSSYQVLSNLKIASTAVLYSFCLGKRQRPTQWLALGILMGAGVVHSYSSLDLEDQAGAEAKASPRLHITAWGLVLVSLYCVVSGLAAVYTERVLKSQCVPLSLQNLYLYVFGVAINGVSYVSSRGSEQGFLEGFSGTVWAIVAGQAANGLLMSVVLKHGSGITRLFVISCSMLVNALLSWVILGLRLHPLFLLPVFMVGLAAYLYYK, from the coding sequence ATGATAGTGATCAATAATATGGGGTCGGGCTCCCCAGCCCGAGGAAGGAGACACTGGAGGAAGGGGCTTCAGTGGGGGGTCCTCCTGGGGCTTATGGTCCTGATCTACGGCTCCCATGCCCCCCTCATCGCCCTCACCAAGGTGGACGGACAGGTCCCCTTCAGCTCGTCCTCCTGTGTGGTCCTGATAGAGTTGACCAAGTTACTGGTGTCCCTGGCTTCTCTGCTGATGGCGGGGGACCTGtccacccagccagcctccGTGGCCCTTGTGGCCCCCTACGCCGTGCCTGCCCTCCTCTACGCCTTCAACAACAACCTGGTGGTCCTCATGCAAGCCTACATGGACCCCAGTTCCTACCAGGTCCTCAGCAACCTTAAGATTGCCTCCACCGCCGTCCTCTACTCCTTCTGCCTGGGCAAGAGGCAACGGCCCACTCAGTGGCTGGCCCTGGGGATACTCATGGGGGCAGGGGTGGTCCACAGCTACAGCAGCCTGGATCTAGAGGACCAGGCCGGGGCAGAGGCCAAAGCGAGTCCCAGGCTTCACATAACGGCCTGGGGCCTAGTCCTGGTGTCGCTGTACTGTGTAGTCTCAGGGCTGGCTGCTGTTTACACAGAGAGGGTCCTGAAGAGCCAGTGtgtccccctcagcctccagaaCCTCTACCTGTATGTATTCGGAGTGGCCATCAATGGGGTTTCCTACGTCTCCAGCAGGGGCAGTGAGCAGGGTTTCCTGGAGGGCTTCTCTGGGACAGTGTGGGCCATCGTGGCCGGCCAGGCGGCCAACGGCCTGCTGATGTCGGTGGTTCTGAAGCATGGCAGTGGCATCACCCGTCTGTTTGTCATCTCCTGCTCCATGCTGGTGAACGCTCTGCTGTCCTGGGTCATCCTGGGGCTGCGGCTCCACCCCCTCTTCCTGCTGCCTGTCTTCATGGTGGGCCTGGCAGCCTACCTGTACTACAAGTAG
- the LOC124471044 gene encoding SLC35A4 upstream open reading frame protein-like, with translation MADKDPLKQLKDLNQLKSQLEEIHRRVESEVAAGIPQGSSVLGSPFLKGFLAGYVVAKLRSSAILGVLLGTITGIYAAQNYQVPNIERTIKDYFDIMKKGSK, from the exons ATGGCGGACAAG GACCCTCTCAAGCAGTTGAAGGACCTTAACCAGCTCAAGAGTCAACTAGAGGAGATCCATCGACGAGTGGAGAGCGAGGTGGCCGCAGGAATCCCACAG GGTAGCAGTGTGCTGGGCTCCCCCTTCCTGAAAGGTTTCCTGGCGGGCTACGTGGTGGCCAAACTCCGCTCCTCCGCCATCTTGGGAGTGTTACTTGGAACAATCACCGGCATTTACGCTGCTCAGAACTATCAGGTTCCCAATATCGAACGCACAATCAAAGACTACTTTGACATCATGAAGAAAGGATCAAAGTAG
- the slc35a4 gene encoding probable UDP-sugar transporter protein SLC35A4 isoform X2: MVLIYGSHAPLIALTKVDGQVPFSSSSCVVLIELTKLLVSLASLLMAGDLSTQPASVALVAPYAVPALLYAFNNNLVVLMQAYMDPSSYQVLSNLKIASTAVLYSFCLGKRQRPTQWLALGILMGAGVVHSYSSLDLEDQAGAEAKASPRLHITAWGLVLVSLYCVVSGLAAVYTERVLKSQCVPLSLQNLYLYVFGVAINGVSYVSSRGSEQGFLEGFSGTVWAIVAGQAANGLLMSVVLKHGSGITRLFVISCSMLVNALLSWVILGLRLHPLFLLPVFMVGLAAYLYYK, from the coding sequence ATGGTCCTGATCTACGGCTCCCATGCCCCCCTCATCGCCCTCACCAAGGTGGACGGACAGGTCCCCTTCAGCTCGTCCTCCTGTGTGGTCCTGATAGAGTTGACCAAGTTACTGGTGTCCCTGGCTTCTCTGCTGATGGCGGGGGACCTGtccacccagccagcctccGTGGCCCTTGTGGCCCCCTACGCCGTGCCTGCCCTCCTCTACGCCTTCAACAACAACCTGGTGGTCCTCATGCAAGCCTACATGGACCCCAGTTCCTACCAGGTCCTCAGCAACCTTAAGATTGCCTCCACCGCCGTCCTCTACTCCTTCTGCCTGGGCAAGAGGCAACGGCCCACTCAGTGGCTGGCCCTGGGGATACTCATGGGGGCAGGGGTGGTCCACAGCTACAGCAGCCTGGATCTAGAGGACCAGGCCGGGGCAGAGGCCAAAGCGAGTCCCAGGCTTCACATAACGGCCTGGGGCCTAGTCCTGGTGTCGCTGTACTGTGTAGTCTCAGGGCTGGCTGCTGTTTACACAGAGAGGGTCCTGAAGAGCCAGTGtgtccccctcagcctccagaaCCTCTACCTGTATGTATTCGGAGTGGCCATCAATGGGGTTTCCTACGTCTCCAGCAGGGGCAGTGAGCAGGGTTTCCTGGAGGGCTTCTCTGGGACAGTGTGGGCCATCGTGGCCGGCCAGGCGGCCAACGGCCTGCTGATGTCGGTGGTTCTGAAGCATGGCAGTGGCATCACCCGTCTGTTTGTCATCTCCTGCTCCATGCTGGTGAACGCTCTGCTGTCCTGGGTCATCCTGGGGCTGCGGCTCCACCCCCTCTTCCTGCTGCCTGTCTTCATGGTGGGCCTGGCAGCCTACCTGTACTACAAGTAG
- the si:dkey-201i24.3 gene encoding golgin subfamily A member 6-like protein 22, with the protein MEASSMQTEPSTDRSTDIAREHSTSVKDSSQAADRKHGLQEQLREEIAKHLTEGGVGEEKIQERVGLIRQLREALREEEEKQGVGREKTNPSEQAEYIKAKEQRERLKEHHGRVIKEEVEKIEREMAQEQLEGPQRELQVLGGERQLLLLQVEALRTEAQQAERDLEAQYKRHRQEMHCVRTESIQVFRVFRQVCEEQRRLSEGRYRSVMLEAIQDAVYLSAVNQQLHTDNTQLRRALAEMKDTLSAPGS; encoded by the exons ATGGAAGCCTCA TCCATGCAAACAGAACCCAGTACTGACCGCAGCACAGACATCGCTAGAGAACACAGCACCAGTGTTAAGGACAGCAGCCAGGCCGCAGACAGGAAGCATGGGCTGCAGGAGCAGCTGAGAGAGGAGATCGCTAAACACCTCACAG AGGGTGGcgtgggagaggagaagatCCAGGAGAGAGTGGGTCTGATCCGACAGCTCAGAGAAGCcctcagagaggaggaagagaagcaggGGGTCGGCAGGGAGAAAACAAACCCCTCAGAACAG GCTGAATACATCAAAGCcaaggagcagagggagagactcAAGGAGCACCATGGCAGAGTGATaaaggaggaggtggaaaaGATCGAAAGAGAGATGGCGCAGGAACAG CTGGAGGGGCCCCAGAGGGAGCTGCAGGTCctgggtggagagaggcagctgctgctgctccaggtGGAGGCCCTGCGCACCGAGGCCCAGCAGGCCGAGAGAGACCTGGAGGCCCAGTACAAAAGACACCGACAAGAGATGCACTGTGTCAGGACCGAGAGCATTCAG GTGTTCAGGGTGTTCCGGCAGGTGtgtgaggagcagaggaggctgtCAGAGGGGAGGTACAGGAGTGTGATGCTGGAGGCCATCCAGGATGCTGTTTACCTGTCTGCTGTCAACCAGCAGCTCCACACTGACAACACTCAGCTACGCAGAG ccCTGGCAGAGATGAAGGACACCCTGTCGGCCCCTGGGTCCTAG